The following are from one region of the Littorina saxatilis isolate snail1 linkage group LG4, US_GU_Lsax_2.0, whole genome shotgun sequence genome:
- the LOC138965045 gene encoding protein kinase C delta type-like, with the protein MSKPGFIRVKLLQADGGPKALTDPFLCVNIKEAVEIPGRGTQLVQKKRTLYPEWNTCFDAHLHEGRVIQMVMMERPNNSVSDVSIGAKMLSDKCIDGRSTTCWLKLNPVGRVEVQLQYFKEEDNRGGSAASQLPPNEKATGMGIIRRGAMKQQKVHEVKGHQFIAKFFRQPSFCSFCTEFMWGLNRQGYQCKVCQCAVHKKCHNKILAKCPGSSLESEETMILKERFNLNVPHRFKVNNYMTPTFCDHCGTMLFGLFKQGVKCETCGINCHHRCQKHMPNLCGINQKILAEELANIRKASVGSRPWLDKSSASAMGESQEEDEEVKSESDYEKIYEDIWQLTTDVATPVPPPAVRRKFTPEEFNFLRVLGKGSFGKVMLAELKGQKKFFAIKVLKKDVVLEDDDVECTMIERRVLALGCGHPFLTHLHSTFQSKSHLYFVMEYLNGGDLMFHIQLTGKFTVPRAQFYAAEIVCGLQCLHSRGIIYRDLKLDNVMLDKDGHIKIADFGMCKENIFGDNRATTFCGTPDYIAPEILKGSRYNASVDWWSFGVLLYEMLMGQSPFHGDDEEELFRSIMHDKPRYPPSLPGEAADMLRLLFERDPANRLGMPSSTHGLLRSQPFFRNIDWDKLEAREIQPPFKPKIKGDADTSNFDSDFTAESVKLTPPDKELLKTMNQQVFKRFTFTSAEAMFAA; encoded by the exons ATGTCCAAGCCAGGATTCATACGGGTCAAGCTGCTGCAAGCGGATGGAGGACCTAAGGCTCTGACCGACCCCTTCTTGTGCGTCAACATCAAAGAAGCCGTTGAAATTCCAG GTCGGGGTACCCAGTTGGTGCAGAAGAAGCGCACGCTGTACCCGGAATGGAACACCTGTTTTGACGCTCACCTGCACGAGGGACGGGTGATACAGATGGTAATGATGGAACGACCCAACAACTCCGTGTCCGACGTCAGCATTGGGGCTAAGATGCTGTCTGACAAGTGTATTGACGGACGGTCCACTACTTGCTGG CTGAAGCTGAATCCTGTTGGAAGAGTAGAAGTTCAGCTTCAGTACTTCAAGGAAGAGGATAATCGTG gcggTTCAGCAGCTTCACAGTTGCCCCCAAACGAGAAAGCCACCGGCATGGGCATCATACGAAGAGGTGCCATGAAGCAGCAGAAAGTTCACGAGGTCAAGGGTCACCAGTTCATCGCCAAGTTCTTCAGGCAGCcatctttttgttcattctgtACAGAATTTATGTG gGGACTCAACAGACAGGGATATCAGTGTAAAG tgtgtcagtgtgcagtTCACAAAAAGTGCCACAACAAAATTCTTGCCAAATGCCCGGGAAGTTCCCTGGAGAGCGAAGAAACCATG ATACTGAAAGAGCGGTTCAACCTCAACGTTCCGCATCGTTTCAAGGTCAACAACTACATGACCCCCACTTTCTGTGATCACTGCGGCACCATGCTGTTTGGTCTCTTCAAGCAAGGCGTCAAGTGTGAAA cGTGTGGCATCAACTGCCACCACCGATGCCAGAAGCATATGCCCAACCTGTGTGGCATCAACCAGAAGATACTGGCGGAGGAACTGGCCAACATCAGGAAAGCGTCTGTGGGATCTAGACCCTGGCTGGACAAGTCTTCTGCTAGTGCTATG GGAGAATCCcaggaagaagatgaggaggtcAAAAGCGAGAGTGATTATGAGAAGATCTACGAGGATATCTGGCAACTGACCACTGACGTTGCTACCCCTGTACCTCCTCCGGCCGTCAGGCGAAAATTCACACCCGAGGAGTTCAACTTCCTCAGAGTTTTGGGCAAGGGCAGCTTTGGAAAg GTGATGCTGGCGGAGCTGAAGGGCCAGAAGAAGTTCTTTGCTATCAAGGTGTTGAAGAAAGATGTGGTGCTGGAAGACGATGATGTGGAGTGTACCATGATTGAACGCAGAGTTCTGGCCCTTGGCTGTGGCCATCCCTTTCTGACGCATCTGCATAGCACCTTCCAGTCCAAG AGCCATCTGTACTTCGTGATGGAGTACCTGAATGGTGGTGACCTGATGTTCCACATACAACTCACTGGAAAGTTTACCGTACCCAGAGCACA ATTCTATGCAGCTGAAATAGTGTGTGGTCTTCAGTGCCTGCATTCAAGAGGCATTATATACAG AGACCTCAAGCTGGACAACGTGATGCTGGACAAGGATGGTCACATCAAGATCGCTGACTTCGGCATGTGCAAAGAAAACATCTTCGGTGACAACCGCGCCACCACTTTCTGTGGTACACCTGACTACATCGCTCCGGAG ATTCTGAAAGGATCCCGATACAATGCGTCCGTCGACTGGTGGTCGTTTGGCGTCTTGCTGTATGAAATGCTGATGGGTCAGTCACCGTTTCACGGAGATGACGAGGAGGAACTGTTTCGTTCGATCATGCATGACAAGCCTCGCTACCCGCCCTCTCTGCCTGGCGAGGCTGCTGACATGCTTCGCTTG CTGTTTGAGCGCGACCCCGCAAACAGGTTGGGTATGCCATCCAGTACCCACGGATTACTCAGATCTCAGCCGTTCTTCCGAAATATTGACTGGGACAAGCTAGAGGCCAGAGAGATTCAGCCTCCTTTCAAGCCAAAGATC AAAGGTGACGCAGACACCTCCAACTTTGACTCAGACTTCACGGCAGAGAGCGTGAAGCTGACTCCGCCCGACAAGGAACTGCTCAAAACAATGAACCAACAAGTCTTCAAGCGATTTACCTTCACCTCAGCTGAGGCCATGTTTGCTGCATGA